From a single Dendropsophus ebraccatus isolate aDenEbr1 chromosome 8, aDenEbr1.pat, whole genome shotgun sequence genomic region:
- the DHCR24 gene encoding delta(24)-sterol reductase — MDAVLYLLGALVLLLLWVRARGFEYIIVHHRWVFVCLFLLPLSVVFDVYYYVRTWLVFKMCSAPKQHDRRVREIQEQVRRWKTEGGNNFMCTGRPGWLTVSLRVGKYKNTHKNIMINLMDILEVDTKRQVVRVEPLVNMGQVTALLNSMGWTLPVLPELDDLTVGGLIMGTGIESSSHNFGLFQHICLAYELVLADGSLVRCTPTENSDLFYAVPWSCGTLGFLVAAEIKIVPAKKYVKLHYTPVRGLDKICERFARESRKKDNYFVEGLAYSLDEAVIMTGVLTDEAQPDQVNSIGHYWKPWFFRHVESYLKNNRSGTEYIPLRHYYHRHTRSIFWELQDIIPFGNHPVFRYLFGWMVPPKISLLKLTQGETIRRLYEQHHVVQDMLVPMKCLQKAISVFHKEINVYPLWLCPFILPSHPGMVHPKGNEAELYVDIGAYGEPKTKHFDAKASMRQLEKFVRDVHGFQMLYADCYMSREEFWEMFDGSLYQKLRQRLSCKNAFPEVYDKICKAARH; from the exons ATGGACGCCGTCCTGTACCTGTTGGGGGCGCTGgtcctgctgctgctctgggtcCGGGCCCGGGGCTTTGAGTACATCATTGTGCACCACAGATGGGTCTTCGtctgcctcttcctgctgccgCTCTCCGTGGTTTTTGATGTCTATTATTACGTCCGGACCTGGCTGGTGTTTAAGATGTGCAGCGCCCCAAAACAGCACGACCGCCGGGTGAGGGAGATACAAGAGCAG GTTCGTCGCTGGAAGACGGAGGGAGGTAACAACTTCATGTGCACCGGGAGACCCGGCTGGCTGACTGTATCCCTGCGTGTGGGGAAGTACAAGAACACACACAAGAACATCATGATCAACCTGATGGACATCCTGGAGGTCGACACCAAGAGACAG GTTGTACGCGTGGAGCCGTTGGTGAATATGGGGCAGGTGACTGCCCTTCTTAACTCTATGGGCTGGACTCTGCCAGTGTTACCGGAGCTCGATGATCTGACAGTCG GTGGTCTGATTATGGGAACGGGGATAGAGTCGTCCTCCCATAACTTTGGCCTCTTTCAGCACATCTGTTTGGCCTATGAACTTGTCCTTGCTGATGGCAGCCTGGTGCGGTGCACACCC ACAGAAAACTCCGACCTCTTCTACGCCGTCCCCTGGTCTTGCGGCACCCTGGGCTTCTTGGTTGCTGCAGAAATCAAGATTGTCCCAGCTAAGAAGTATGTGAAGCTGCACTACACTCCGGTGAGGGGCCTGGACAAGATCTGCGAGAGGTTTGCCCGAGAATCCAGGAAGAAAGACAACTATTTTGTAGAAGGTTTGGCCTACTCCCTGGATGAGGCTGTAATAATGACCGGAGTCCTGACGGACGAGGCGCAGCCAGACCAG GTGAATAGCATTGGACATTATTGGAAACCTTGGTTTTTCCGCCATGTGGAATCATACCTCAAGAATAACCGAAGTGGAACTGAGTACATCCCCTTACGCCACTACTACCACCGGCACACGCGGAGCATCTTCTGGGAGCTGCAG GACATCATCCCATTTGGCAATCACCCGGTATTCCGCTACCTGTTTGGATGGATGGTGCCCCCCAAAATCTCCTTATTAAAGCTCACCCAAGGCGAGACCATCCGAAGGTTGTATGAGCAGCATCACGTGGTGCAGGACATGCTGGTCCCAATGAAATGTCTGCAGAAAGCCATCAGTGTCTTCCACAAGGAGATCAAT GTCTACCCGCTCTGGCTTTGTCCTTTCATTCTGCCGAGTCATCCTGGCATGGTGCATCCCAAGGGTAATGAAGCGGAGCTGTATGTGGATATCGGGGCGTACGGGGAACCAAAGACAAAACACTTTGACGCCAAAGCTTCTATGCGCCAATTGGAGAAATTTGTCCGAGACGTTCATGG